From the genome of Pseudomonas sp. gcc21, one region includes:
- the bioD gene encoding dethiobiotin synthase, with translation MAKRYFITGTDTEIGKTTIAAALLHAARLSGRTTAAVKPVAAGCERTADGLRNEDALALMSQCQPPLPYELINPVALEAAIAPHIAAWEEGVALSAEMLSSRCNAVFARNAELTLVEGAGGWRVPLNGQQTLADLAGLLGIPVVMVVGMRLGCINHAVLTAEAIKADGLVLAGWVANRVDPDMSRPDENLATLRQMIEAPCLGVVPWLDQPSADEIAAHLDVSVLL, from the coding sequence ATGGCCAAGCGTTACTTTATTACCGGCACCGATACCGAGATTGGTAAAACCACCATCGCGGCCGCGCTGCTCCATGCGGCGCGGCTGAGTGGACGAACGACGGCTGCGGTCAAACCCGTGGCGGCTGGCTGCGAGCGTACCGCTGATGGACTGCGCAATGAAGATGCGCTGGCGCTTATGAGTCAATGCCAGCCACCGTTACCCTATGAGTTGATCAACCCGGTAGCGCTTGAAGCCGCCATTGCTCCGCATATCGCCGCCTGGGAAGAGGGCGTGGCGCTGTCGGCCGAGATGTTGTCGTCCCGCTGCAATGCGGTATTCGCGCGCAACGCAGAGCTTACCTTGGTAGAAGGTGCAGGCGGCTGGCGCGTACCCTTGAATGGCCAGCAAACCTTGGCTGACCTGGCGGGACTGCTGGGCATTCCAGTCGTGATGGTTGTCGGTATGCGGCTTGGTTGTATCAATCATGCGGTTCTGACGGCCGAAGCGATCAAGGCTGACGGTCTGGTACTGGCCGGCTGGGTGGCAAACCGGGTAGATCCCGATATGAGCCGGCCGGATGAGAACCTGGCGACACTCAGACAAATGATCGAGGCGCCGTGCCTGGGGGTTGTTCCCTGGCTTGACCAGCCGTCCGCTGACGAAATCGCCGCGCACCTGGATGTCAGCGTTCTGCTATGA
- a CDS encoding flagellar basal body rod C-terminal domain-containing protein codes for MASLDLVSSGMNSIRQGQYRANTAAAEIARSGVESDPAASQAVPVQPASGQPAATLKVDSNRPVNLVDNLVELQQGQREVEAGAAVIDTANEVLGTLLDVTV; via the coding sequence ATGGCTAGCTTGGATCTCGTATCTTCCGGCATGAACAGCATCAGACAGGGACAGTATCGTGCGAACACAGCGGCGGCGGAAATAGCCCGCAGTGGTGTGGAATCCGATCCTGCAGCCTCCCAGGCTGTTCCCGTTCAGCCCGCCAGTGGCCAGCCTGCCGCGACCCTCAAAGTCGACTCCAACCGGCCGGTGAATCTGGTCGACAATCTGGTCGAGCTGCAGCAAGGCCAACGTGAAGTTGAAGCCGGCGCAGCGGTCATCGATACAGCCAATGAAGTGCTCGGCACGCTGCTCGACGTCACTGTCTGA
- a CDS encoding alpha/beta fold hydrolase codes for MTNISLLPGWAMSAASMEPLRSALLERLPRSQVQCCDLPALQMSSIETDLAELGEQLPKGVLIGWSLGGVVALQLSRRFPEKFRAVVTIASNPCFVTRRDWAEAMPADTFKTFYADYRDEPDKTLKRFALLVTQGSNQPKALSRSMQWDDADHEQRLHALAILGVLDSRAILRRSVLPTLHCLGAQDALVPAAVEAALKELNDYSHVAVHPGAGHALPLEQPLWLAEQIAEFLQAGDD; via the coding sequence ATGACCAATATTTCCCTGTTGCCTGGTTGGGCGATGTCCGCTGCCAGCATGGAGCCGCTACGCAGCGCCTTGCTTGAGCGCCTGCCTCGGTCGCAGGTTCAGTGTTGCGACCTGCCAGCGTTACAGATGTCCAGCATCGAGACCGACCTGGCTGAACTGGGTGAACAGCTGCCGAAGGGTGTACTGATCGGTTGGTCGCTTGGCGGCGTGGTGGCGCTGCAGTTGTCGCGCCGGTTTCCCGAGAAATTTCGCGCCGTGGTCACTATCGCCAGCAATCCCTGTTTCGTCACCCGCCGTGACTGGGCCGAAGCGATGCCAGCCGATACGTTCAAGACCTTTTACGCTGACTACCGGGATGAACCGGACAAAACGCTCAAGCGTTTCGCCCTGCTGGTTACTCAGGGCAGCAATCAGCCCAAGGCACTGAGCCGTTCCATGCAGTGGGACGACGCAGACCATGAGCAGCGGCTGCACGCCCTGGCGATTCTGGGTGTGCTTGATAGTCGAGCCATTCTTCGACGCTCCGTGCTGCCAACTCTGCATTGTCTGGGCGCACAGGATGCACTGGTTCCTGCTGCCGTTGAAGCTGCGCTGAAGGAGCTAAACGACTATTCGCATGTCGCGGTACATCCTGGTGCCGGGCATGCCCTGCCATTGGAACAACCGCTCTGGTTGGCGGAGCAGATCGCTGAGTTTCTGCAGGCTGGCGATGACTGA
- a CDS encoding ComF family protein: MVYKWIINNHSTSCLLCLSIGMHSQLGICEACRADLPWLGSHCRQCALPLPLADGLCGQCLKRAPAFNQIVAPFLYRFPVDSLILAFKHHHQLTYGRMLGLLLLDAVRFHYQERQQALPDCLIPMPLHGARQAKRGFNQATELARPLARHLSLPVAHRVLLRARATQTQQGLNAKARRRNLKDAFVCRKPERILGKHIALIEDVVTTGTTVREASRVLLDAGAASVSVWCVARTDA, from the coding sequence ATGGTTTACAAGTGGATAATTAATAACCACTCCACATCCTGTCTGCTGTGTCTGTCAATCGGCATGCATTCGCAGCTCGGAATCTGCGAAGCATGCAGGGCTGATCTGCCTTGGTTGGGAAGCCATTGCCGGCAATGCGCGCTGCCGCTTCCTCTGGCTGACGGGCTATGCGGGCAATGCCTGAAGCGTGCACCCGCGTTCAACCAGATCGTTGCGCCTTTTCTGTATCGCTTTCCTGTCGACAGCTTGATCCTGGCCTTCAAGCACCATCATCAACTGACCTACGGCCGGATGCTTGGTCTGCTGCTGCTTGATGCCGTCCGCTTTCATTACCAGGAACGGCAACAGGCATTGCCCGATTGCCTCATTCCCATGCCGCTCCACGGCGCACGCCAGGCCAAACGCGGCTTCAATCAGGCAACGGAGCTGGCGCGCCCGCTTGCCAGACACCTGAGCCTCCCTGTGGCGCACCGCGTACTGCTAAGAGCGCGCGCCACCCAAACCCAGCAGGGCTTGAATGCCAAAGCCCGCCGCCGAAACCTCAAGGATGCCTTCGTTTGCCGCAAGCCAGAACGGATTCTCGGTAAACACATCGCCCTGATCGAGGACGTGGTGACTACAGGGACGACAGTAAGAGAAGCCAGCCGGGTTCTGCTTGATGCCGGTGCTGCGAGTGTCAGTGTCTGGTGCGTGGCGCGTACGGATGCTTGA
- the bioF gene encoding 8-amino-7-oxononanoate synthase: MSFDLTARLTERRAAHLYRQRPLLDAPQGVRVVVDGQPLLAFCNNDYLGLANDPQVIDAFVDGARKWGVGGGASHLVVGHSTPHHELEEALAEFTGRPRALLMSSGYMANLGAVTALVGQGDTVLEDRLNHASLLDAGLLSGARFSRYLHNDIQSLSSRLAKSAGNTLVVTDGVFSMDGDLADLPAVCAAAREKGAWVMVDDAHGFGCLGRQGGGIVEHFGLGVQEVPVLVGTLGKAFGTAGAFIAGSEELIETLIQFARPYIYTTSQPPAVACATLKSLQILREQNWRREHLGRLIAQFRAGVSALGLQLMNSPTPIQPIIIGSSERAVAVSAALRERGILVTAIRPPTVPRGTARLRVTLCAAHSESDVAQLLDALKQAIAAVPECD, encoded by the coding sequence ATGTCCTTCGATCTGACTGCCCGGCTGACTGAGCGCCGGGCGGCGCATTTGTATCGTCAAAGACCGCTACTCGATGCCCCGCAGGGCGTGCGGGTAGTAGTCGACGGGCAACCGCTGCTCGCGTTCTGCAATAACGACTATCTGGGCCTCGCCAATGATCCGCAGGTGATCGATGCCTTTGTCGACGGCGCCCGCAAATGGGGCGTCGGCGGCGGCGCTTCGCATCTGGTTGTTGGCCACAGCACGCCGCACCATGAACTTGAAGAAGCGCTGGCGGAATTTACCGGCCGGCCTCGGGCACTGTTGATGTCGAGCGGATATATGGCCAATCTGGGTGCGGTAACAGCCCTGGTCGGGCAGGGCGATACGGTACTCGAAGATCGCCTGAACCACGCGTCGCTTCTGGACGCCGGATTGCTCAGCGGAGCGCGCTTCTCCCGCTACCTGCATAACGATATCCAAAGCCTCTCATCTCGTCTGGCCAAGAGCGCCGGCAATACGCTGGTGGTGACCGACGGCGTTTTCAGTATGGATGGCGATCTGGCTGACTTGCCTGCGGTGTGCGCTGCGGCCCGGGAAAAGGGCGCCTGGGTAATGGTGGATGATGCTCACGGCTTCGGGTGTCTCGGTAGACAAGGTGGCGGCATCGTCGAGCACTTCGGTCTCGGTGTGCAGGAGGTGCCGGTGCTGGTCGGCACGCTGGGCAAGGCGTTCGGCACCGCAGGCGCCTTTATCGCTGGCAGCGAGGAGCTGATCGAGACCTTGATCCAGTTTGCGCGGCCCTATATTTACACCACCAGTCAGCCGCCAGCCGTTGCGTGCGCAACTTTGAAAAGCCTGCAGATACTGCGTGAGCAGAATTGGCGGCGCGAGCATCTCGGCCGGCTCATCGCGCAGTTTCGCGCCGGCGTGTCCGCTCTGGGCCTGCAATTGATGAACAGCCCCACACCCATTCAACCGATCATTATTGGAAGCAGCGAGCGTGCCGTCGCGGTGTCAGCGGCACTGCGCGAGCGCGGCATCCTGGTTACGGCAATTCGTCCGCCGACCGTGCCGCGGGGGACGGCCAGGTTGCGCGTAACCCTGTGCGCAGCGCACAGTGAGAGCGATGTAGCGCAACTTCTTGATGCGCTGAAACAAGCCATAGCTGCCGTTCCGGAGTGTGATTGA
- the bioB gene encoding biotin synthase BioB, translating to MTASQTRHDWTPAEVLALFRQPFNDLLFQAQTVHRQHFDANRVQVSTLLSIKTGACPEDCKYCPQSGHYNTGLDKEKLLEVQKVLEEAAAAKAIGATRFCMGAAWKHPSEKDMPYVLEMVKGVRKLGLETCMTLGKLTKEQTAALAEAGLDYYNHNLDTSPEFYGNIITTRTYGDRLQTLSYVRDAGMKICSGGILGMGESLEDRAGLLIQLANLPEHPESVPINMLVKVAGTPLENAEDLDLFDFIRMLAVARIMMPASHVRLSAGREQMNEQTQALAFFAGANSIFYGDRLLTTSNPQAEKDMRLFERLGIKPEEREEHDDEVHQAAIEQALVEQRDSALFTNAAAV from the coding sequence ATGACTGCATCCCAAACCCGCCACGACTGGACGCCGGCAGAAGTACTGGCCTTGTTCCGCCAACCCTTCAATGACCTGCTGTTTCAAGCGCAGACGGTGCATCGGCAGCATTTTGATGCGAACCGGGTGCAAGTCTCGACATTGCTGTCTATCAAGACCGGTGCTTGCCCCGAAGACTGCAAGTATTGTCCCCAGTCCGGGCATTACAACACCGGGCTGGACAAGGAAAAACTCCTCGAGGTGCAGAAGGTGCTGGAGGAGGCCGCTGCGGCCAAGGCCATCGGTGCCACGCGCTTCTGCATGGGGGCGGCCTGGAAGCATCCGTCCGAGAAAGATATGCCCTACGTTCTGGAAATGGTCAAAGGCGTGCGCAAGCTCGGCCTGGAAACCTGCATGACCCTCGGCAAGCTGACCAAGGAACAAACCGCAGCATTGGCCGAGGCGGGGCTGGATTACTACAACCATAACCTGGATACCTCGCCTGAGTTCTACGGCAATATCATCACCACCCGTACCTATGGTGATCGTCTGCAGACGCTATCTTATGTGCGCGACGCGGGGATGAAGATCTGCTCGGGCGGTATTCTGGGTATGGGCGAGTCGCTGGAAGACCGCGCCGGTCTGCTGATTCAGCTGGCGAATCTGCCGGAGCATCCTGAAAGCGTGCCGATCAACATGTTGGTAAAAGTAGCCGGAACGCCGTTGGAAAACGCTGAGGATCTGGATCTTTTCGACTTCATTCGCATGCTGGCTGTGGCGCGCATCATGATGCCGGCATCGCACGTGCGTTTGTCAGCCGGTCGCGAGCAGATGAACGAGCAGACCCAGGCCCTGGCATTCTTCGCTGGCGCTAACTCGATCTTCTACGGTGATCGTCTGCTTACTACCTCCAACCCGCAGGCGGAAAAGGATATGCGTCTGTTCGAGCGCCTGGGCATCAAGCCTGAAGAGCGCGAAGAACATGACGACGAAGTCCATCAGGCAGCCATTGAGCAGGCGCTGGTCGAGCAACGTGACAGTGCACTGTTTACCAACGCAGCGGCGGTCTGA
- the bioC gene encoding malonyl-ACP O-methyltransferase BioC, with product MTEQAIDKRRIADSFGRAAETYDQAAAFQRTVGGNLLARLPVDFHPADTTDLGCGTGYFTRALQQRYGQPVLGIDLAEGMLRFARMASPGCGPWIAADAEALPVRAGSQDLIFSSLALQWCSDLRSALSEAYKALRPGGYLAFNTLIEGSLGELRQAWERVDGFVHVNRFMPEAELRELLSGTGFAQVGCEIEQHVLHYQQLGELTRELKALGAHNVNPGRPGGLTGRARLRALTEAYEQFRYDKGLPATYQVAQIVLRKGAA from the coding sequence ATGACTGAGCAGGCGATCGACAAGCGCCGTATCGCCGACTCGTTCGGACGGGCCGCAGAGACCTATGACCAGGCCGCCGCATTTCAGCGCACAGTGGGCGGCAATCTGCTGGCGCGCCTGCCTGTCGATTTTCATCCGGCAGACACCACGGATTTAGGATGCGGAACCGGTTATTTCACCCGCGCGTTGCAACAGCGTTATGGCCAACCCGTGCTGGGCATTGATCTGGCGGAAGGTATGTTGCGCTTCGCCCGCATGGCCTCGCCCGGTTGCGGCCCCTGGATTGCCGCAGATGCGGAAGCCCTGCCGGTGCGCGCCGGTTCGCAGGATCTGATCTTCTCGAGTCTGGCTTTGCAATGGTGCTCCGACCTGCGGTCAGCTTTAAGCGAGGCGTATAAAGCGCTGCGCCCAGGCGGCTACCTGGCATTCAATACCTTGATTGAAGGTTCGCTGGGCGAGCTGCGCCAGGCCTGGGAGCGAGTCGATGGCTTCGTTCACGTCAACCGCTTCATGCCCGAAGCGGAGTTGCGTGAACTGCTGAGCGGGACCGGATTCGCGCAGGTTGGCTGCGAGATAGAACAGCATGTTCTGCATTACCAGCAATTGGGAGAATTGACGCGGGAGCTCAAGGCGCTTGGCGCGCACAACGTCAATCCGGGGCGCCCTGGCGGTTTGACCGGTCGCGCACGATTGCGCGCGCTAACCGAAGCGTATGAACAGTTCCGGTATGACAAGGGCTTGCCTGCTACGTATCAGGTTGCACAGATTGTATTGAGAAAGGGGGCGGCGTAG